AGAACCAAAAGAAGATTTTATATATATTGCTTTTAATAAACCAATTGGCATTGTTTGTACAACAGATACTGCAGTTGAAAAAGACAATATCATTGACTATATTGGACACGAAAAAAGAATTTTCCCTATCGGTCGACTTGATAAACCGAGTGAGGGGCTGATTTTTTTGACCAATGACGGAGACATTGTCAATAAAATTTTACGAGCAAGAAACAACCATGAAAAAGAATATCTCGTAGAAGTAAGTAAACCGATTACCAAAGACTTTATTCAGAAAATGAGTTCAGGTGTACCTATTTTAGATACAGTGACTCGCAAGTGCAAGGTAAACCAAGTAAATCGATATACATTTAATATAGTGCTAACTCAAGGCCTTAATAGACAAATCAGAAGAATGTGTCAATACCTAGGTTATGAAGTTACCAAGCTCAAAAGAATGCGTATAATGAATGTAAATCTTGATTTACCAATTGGAAAATGGAGGTATTTAACAAGCAAGGAATTAGAAACAATCAAAAACCTTTCTAAAAACTCAGACAAAACAATTGACTAACCAGGCCAACAAACTAACCCACGATTTTCCTACGCAAGTAAGTAGGATGTTCTTTGGTTGTTTAAGCGTCAATGTTTTCTGCTGTTTTGTTGAATTACCTTTAATAAACTTCCTTGCGGCCATCTCATGCATGGCAGTTTTACTTTTTCATTTATTGGTATCCACATCGTCCCAGCGAGTACTGTTAATCGTACTATCCATATTTATTACACTTACGATAACCACTGCATATTTAAGGCAGTATCATGGAGCACCACCGGCATTTCCAATTTTCATGGACTTATTCTATTGCTCTACTTTAATGGTGATTTTCCTAAAATTTAGGTTTCAGAATTCGGCAAAACCACAGTCTGATTGGAAACAAATAGCTACCATATTCGGAATAGGAATACCATTTATTTATTTTGTCTTTGAGAACGTAAATTTCGACTACCAAATTCTCATCATGTTCCGCATGATCATTTTTGCCATAACCATTTTTTACGGTCTATTTAGACCCTATATGCATAGATATGTCAGCTATGGGGTTATTTTGAACATTGTAACTACATTTTTTTCGGGAATGAAAATGTTTATAAATCCCAAAATGATACCGTTCGAAATACAAACTGTGATTTATCTGATAGGAATGTATCTTATCATTACCGGTGTACTGAGGACCGCCAACCGAACAGACTTCAACTTTAAATCTTAGTAAACTTGATTTTCAGTGTTTTTTCTATTTGGTGAATGACTTTCAATTCATTTCTGTCTACAAAGCAAATTGAAATACCTCTCTTACCAGCTCTTGCAGTTCTACCGCTTCGGTGCGTATAAGATTCAATTTGCTCTGGAAGTTGATAATGAATTACATAAGCCAAGTCATCTACATCAATACCCCTAGCGGAAATATCTGTAGCAACTAGCACTTTGATTCTTCCTTTGATAAATGCCCTCATGACCTTATCTCTGTCTCTTTGACCAAGATCTCCATGCAAAGCATCGGCGGAAACGTGTTTACCAATAAG
This portion of the Spirosomataceae bacterium TFI 002 genome encodes:
- a CDS encoding ribosomal large subunit pseudouridine synthase F, whose translation is MSDQKLTRINKYLSEVGFCSRRKADELLSQGRIKINGAIPELGTKVATGDIVTVDGKPITEPKEDFIYIAFNKPIGIVCTTDTAVEKDNIIDYIGHEKRIFPIGRLDKPSEGLIFLTNDGDIVNKILRARNNHEKEYLVEVSKPITKDFIQKMSSGVPILDTVTRKCKVNQVNRYTFNIVLTQGLNRQIRRMCQYLGYEVTKLKRMRIMNVNLDLPIGKWRYLTSKELETIKNLSKNSDKTID